One genomic segment of Acidobacteriota bacterium includes these proteins:
- a CDS encoding nucleotidyltransferase family protein → MGAHTGSMCAHSNAVRACAGTVECRDDFCHGLIFYHPMLNRVASVILAAGDSRRMGRPKALLPLGRKTFLQHVLDCHLTLGTDPWVVLGRQHRQIRSRLEPAAARVLVNPDPDRGPLSSLLLVLKELDAYDGALVHAVDHPLVAKSTLRALLREHSRCPACILIPRHRGKKGHPVLFPQRFFAELKQAPMNQGARWVVRRRLSSQLLVSVVDSGVVTNINLPEQVDRLRRTGHGVGQYAGTVGSTSRAQARIPPSRFRTFRKPA, encoded by the coding sequence ATGGGCGCGCATACCGGGAGTATGTGCGCCCATAGCAACGCTGTCCGCGCCTGTGCAGGGACGGTCGAATGCCGTGACGACTTTTGCCACGGGCTGATATTCTACCATCCCATGCTGAACCGGGTCGCCTCCGTGATTCTGGCCGCAGGCGACTCCCGCCGCATGGGGCGCCCCAAGGCCCTGCTCCCACTGGGGCGTAAAACCTTTCTGCAACATGTTCTCGACTGCCACCTGACTCTCGGCACCGACCCCTGGGTGGTGCTGGGACGGCAACATCGCCAGATCCGGAGCCGCCTCGAACCGGCGGCAGCCCGGGTCCTGGTGAACCCCGATCCGGACCGCGGTCCCCTCTCCAGCCTCCTTCTGGTTCTGAAGGAACTCGATGCCTACGACGGCGCGCTGGTGCACGCCGTGGACCACCCCCTCGTGGCCAAGTCCACTCTCCGCGCCCTGCTCCGGGAACATTCCCGGTGTCCCGCCTGCATCCTGATTCCCCGGCACCGTGGAAAGAAGGGACACCCGGTGCTCTTCCCGCAACGGTTCTTTGCCGAGCTGAAGCAAGCCCCGATGAACCAGGGAGCGCGCTGGGTGGTGAGGCGCCGATTGAGCTCCCAGCTGCTGGTGTCCGTTGTGGACTCGGGCGTGGTGACCAACATCAACCTGCCGGAGCAGGTGGATCGCCTCCGGCGAACCGGACACGGCGTGGGTCAGTATGCTGGGACGGTGGGGTCCACGTCCCGGGCCCAGGCCAGGATTCCGCCCTCCAGATTCCGGACCTTCCGGAAGCCCGCCTGA
- a CDS encoding cysteine synthase family protein, with protein MEVELEVEPKESLLSRIGNTPLVEIRRILPPGRVRILAKLEGFNPGGSVKDRAAYNMIRTAEEQGLLRPGRTLIDSTSGNTGIAYAMIGAARGYDVLLAMPANASIERKKILGAYGARIRLTDPLEGSDGAIREIRRLYQESPEKYFYPDQYSNDANWKAHYETTALEIYRQTRGEITHFVAGLGTSGTFVGATRRLKELNPRIQAVSFMPDSPFHGLEGLKHMPTALVPAIYDPDLADLNMEISTEAGQRMVLRLAREEGIFAGISAGAALAAALEVARNLDQGVIVAIFPDSGDKYLSEAFWESD; from the coding sequence ATGGAAGTCGAGTTGGAAGTCGAACCGAAAGAGAGTCTGCTGAGCCGGATCGGCAACACGCCGTTGGTGGAGATCCGAAGGATTCTGCCGCCGGGCCGGGTCCGAATCCTGGCGAAGCTGGAGGGATTCAACCCCGGCGGATCGGTCAAGGACCGGGCCGCGTACAACATGATCCGGACCGCCGAGGAACAGGGATTGCTGCGGCCGGGGCGCACGCTCATCGACTCCACCAGCGGAAATACGGGAATCGCATACGCCATGATCGGAGCCGCCCGGGGTTACGATGTCCTGTTGGCCATGCCCGCCAATGCCAGCATCGAACGGAAGAAGATTCTGGGGGCCTATGGCGCCAGGATTCGTCTGACCGATCCGTTGGAGGGCTCTGACGGAGCCATCCGGGAGATCCGCAGGCTCTACCAGGAGTCGCCGGAAAAATATTTCTACCCGGACCAATACAGCAATGACGCGAACTGGAAGGCCCACTACGAGACTACGGCGCTGGAAATCTACCGCCAGACCAGGGGCGAAATCACCCACTTCGTGGCGGGTCTGGGAACGAGTGGAACCTTTGTTGGAGCGACCCGCCGTCTCAAGGAGCTGAACCCTCGGATTCAGGCCGTCTCCTTCATGCCCGATTCCCCCTTCCATGGCCTGGAGGGCCTCAAGCACATGCCCACGGCGCTGGTTCCCGCCATCTACGATCCCGATCTGGCCGACTTGAATATGGAGATATCCACCGAAGCGGGGCAGCGGATGGTCCTGAGGCTGGCGCGGGAAGAGGGAATATTTGCGGGGATCTCCGCCGGCGCGGCCCTGGCGGCCGCGCTCGAGGTCGCTCGGAATCTGGATCAGGGCGTCATCGTGGCCATCTTCCCGGATTCGGGAGACAAGTACCTCTCGGAGGCATTCTGGGAGAGTGATTGA
- a CDS encoding HAD-IA family hydrolase: MMGPPWKIRWVFFDAVGTLFRVRGSVGEVYGREAFRYGFEGAPDRPGFGAIDRAFKRAFRKVQAASPLAGRSGEAAQKEWWREVVRETFKSLGPFPRFESFFESVFDLFATDAAWVLEPGCRRVLNRLKLQGRNLGIISNFDSRIDSVLEALDIRQYFDLIAVSSRSPHAKPEEAMFRMAVRQAGADPGRCLHVGDHPEEDYDAGRAAGLHALLYDPGRRWPGRAEHRVEDLQGVGSFLL, encoded by the coding sequence ATGATGGGGCCGCCCTGGAAGATACGGTGGGTCTTCTTCGACGCGGTGGGAACCCTGTTCCGCGTGCGCGGCTCGGTGGGCGAGGTCTACGGCCGGGAGGCGTTCCGTTACGGGTTCGAGGGCGCTCCGGATCGTCCCGGGTTCGGCGCCATCGACCGTGCCTTCAAGCGAGCCTTTCGGAAGGTGCAGGCGGCGTCTCCTCTGGCGGGAAGATCGGGAGAAGCCGCCCAGAAGGAGTGGTGGAGGGAAGTGGTCCGGGAAACCTTCAAGAGCCTGGGGCCGTTTCCCCGGTTCGAGAGCTTCTTCGAATCGGTCTTCGATCTCTTCGCCACGGACGCCGCGTGGGTGCTGGAGCCTGGGTGCCGGCGGGTCCTGAATCGTCTTAAGCTCCAGGGGCGAAACCTGGGGATCATCTCCAACTTCGACAGCCGGATCGATTCGGTCCTGGAGGCATTGGACATCCGGCAATACTTCGATCTGATAGCAGTTTCCTCCCGGTCGCCTCACGCCAAGCCGGAGGAAGCGATGTTCCGGATGGCGGTCCGCCAGGCCGGGGCCGATCCGGGCCGCTGCCTTCATGTGGGAGACCATCCGGAGGAGGACTACGACGCCGGCCGGGCCGCCGGCCTGCACGCTCTTCTTTACGATCCCGGCCGGCGTTGGCCGGGCCGCGCCGAACACCGCGTCGAGGATTTGCAAGGCGTCGGTTCGTTTTTGCTATAG
- a CDS encoding Rrf2 family transcriptional regulator, whose protein sequence is MKITARADYAILAIFELALHPPTTRVQARELAESQEIPLRFLEQILIQLKKAGMVESVRGAAGGYKLACAPREISLARIMEAVEGDVTLLDSRVKPTCVLYKVWQEIDQEFVDKLGSITVEDLVRRKIRDDRVLVYHI, encoded by the coding sequence ATGAAGATCACCGCGCGAGCCGATTACGCCATCCTGGCCATCTTCGAACTGGCGCTGCATCCTCCGACGACTCGCGTGCAGGCCCGGGAGCTGGCCGAGAGTCAGGAAATTCCGCTGAGGTTCCTGGAGCAGATTCTGATTCAGCTCAAGAAAGCGGGCATGGTCGAGAGTGTCCGGGGTGCCGCGGGCGGCTACAAACTGGCCTGTGCGCCCAGAGAGATCAGCCTGGCCCGGATCATGGAAGCGGTGGAGGGGGACGTGACCCTCCTCGATTCCAGAGTGAAGCCGACCTGTGTCTTGTACAAGGTCTGGCAGGAGATCGATCAGGAGTTCGTGGACAAGCTCGGGTCCATCACCGTCGAGGACCTGGTTCGCCGAAAGATCCGGGACGACCGAGTTCTGGTTTACCATATCTGA
- a CDS encoding PP2C family protein-serine/threonine phosphatase, with translation MTEARDPDKLTRIARMDLREIEEEFVSLADMQRRIMPDPGRVTAYADYDIYGVTLPTAVVGGDFYDFINLEGRFDLKDRFGVVIADAAGHGLVAAMLIRDFNTALYTAIAFEAAYAQDTTNLLFSKINRRMFRSSRPDQFISAFYAEVHKDGIVRYINAGHFSPLVLKRDRIETLDVGGLVLGAFWTPPIEYRVGETRMESDDVLVGYTDGLIETRNGEGREYGVEALRRLAWSNRDRSAKEMCDTIMADVAAFGGAGRQNDDRTIIAIKKDPIKEVGPANLD, from the coding sequence GTGACTGAGGCGCGTGATCCGGACAAACTGACCCGAATCGCACGCATGGACCTGAGGGAGATCGAAGAGGAGTTCGTCTCCCTGGCCGACATGCAGCGCCGCATCATGCCCGATCCGGGTCGGGTCACGGCGTATGCCGACTACGACATCTACGGCGTCACCCTTCCCACCGCAGTGGTCGGCGGAGATTTCTACGACTTCATCAACCTGGAAGGACGGTTCGACCTCAAGGACCGTTTCGGCGTCGTCATTGCCGATGCCGCCGGTCACGGCCTGGTGGCGGCGATGCTGATCCGCGATTTCAACACGGCCCTGTATACGGCCATCGCCTTCGAGGCGGCCTACGCCCAGGATACGACCAATCTCCTCTTCTCCAAGATCAACCGCCGCATGTTCCGGTCATCCCGGCCCGACCAGTTCATCTCCGCGTTCTACGCAGAGGTTCACAAAGACGGCATCGTCCGGTACATCAACGCCGGCCACTTCAGCCCCCTGGTCCTGAAACGGGATCGAATCGAGACCCTGGACGTGGGCGGCCTGGTCCTGGGGGCCTTCTGGACTCCACCCATCGAGTATCGGGTCGGCGAGACGCGGATGGAGTCGGACGACGTGCTCGTCGGCTACACCGACGGCCTCATCGAGACTCGCAACGGGGAAGGCAGGGAATACGGCGTCGAGGCCCTGCGACGGCTGGCCTGGTCCAACCGGGACCGCTCCGCCAAGGAGATGTGCGACACCATCATGGCGGATGTCGCGGCCTTCGGCGGCGCCGGCCGGCAGAACGACGACCGGACCATCATCGCCATCAAGAAAGACCCCATCAAGGAAGTCGGTCCAGCCAATCTGGATTGA
- a CDS encoding iron-sulfur cluster assembly accessory protein has translation MSITITEAAADRIKQGLHQEGLSRGGLRLGVRGGGCSGLSYVMRFEEEKKPGDRIFEAYGVQVFVDMKSYLFLKGMGLDWQGSMMQQGFTFVNPNASRTCSCGQSFGI, from the coding sequence ATGTCCATCACGATCACAGAAGCGGCTGCGGACAGGATCAAGCAGGGCCTCCACCAGGAGGGGCTCAGCCGAGGCGGACTTCGCCTGGGAGTCCGCGGAGGCGGATGTTCCGGACTGAGCTACGTCATGCGGTTCGAGGAGGAGAAGAAGCCGGGTGACCGGATCTTCGAAGCGTATGGCGTGCAGGTCTTCGTGGATATGAAGAGCTATCTTTTCCTGAAGGGCATGGGCCTGGACTGGCAGGGGTCGATGATGCAGCAGGGGTTCACCTTCGTGAATCCCAATGCCTCCCGAACCTGCAGTTGCGGGCAGTCCTTCGGAATCTGA
- the folB gene encoding dihydroneopterin aldolase, producing MDSLRLLDIECRSRIGVTREERARPQSIRVDLDLGLDLEAAGNSDSIDLTVDYVKVVDRVRAIAAKREYLLVEALARTLCRHLLEENPIDRVQVTVRKRPAELKEKLSEVAVTLTRPA from the coding sequence ATGGATAGCCTCCGTCTGCTGGACATCGAGTGCCGGTCCCGCATCGGCGTGACCCGCGAGGAACGAGCGCGGCCCCAATCGATCCGGGTCGATCTGGACCTGGGCCTGGACCTGGAGGCGGCCGGCAACAGCGATTCCATCGACCTGACGGTGGACTACGTGAAGGTTGTGGACCGCGTGCGGGCCATCGCCGCCAAGAGGGAGTATCTTCTGGTGGAGGCGCTGGCCCGGACTCTCTGCCGGCACCTGCTGGAGGAAAACCCTATTGACCGGGTTCAGGTGACGGTCAGAAAACGGCCTGCAGAACTGAAGGAAAAACTGAGTGAGGTGGCCGTGACCCTGACCCGGCCCGCCTGA
- a CDS encoding M67 family metallopeptidase, giving the protein MLYLKPEDLERIKVIAEATYPHECCGLLVGSAGTGFKRVSRVVEAQNQRSDSAANRYLIAPEFLLEWEKRLRGSQSQILGFFHSHPDVPARPSQYDRDHAWPWYSYLIASVRRGKTAEILSWLLMEDRSSFEPEEWELESQGS; this is encoded by the coding sequence ATGCTCTATTTGAAACCGGAGGACCTGGAGCGCATCAAGGTTATTGCCGAAGCGACCTATCCTCACGAGTGCTGCGGACTCCTGGTCGGTTCGGCGGGAACCGGCTTCAAGCGGGTATCTCGGGTAGTGGAGGCGCAGAACCAGAGGAGCGACAGCGCGGCCAATCGATACCTGATCGCGCCCGAGTTCCTGTTGGAATGGGAAAAGCGGCTCCGGGGGAGTCAATCGCAGATATTGGGTTTTTTTCATAGCCACCCCGACGTGCCGGCCCGTCCGTCCCAGTATGATCGGGACCATGCGTGGCCCTGGTACTCGTACCTGATCGCTTCGGTGCGCCGCGGCAAGACGGCGGAGATATTGTCCTGGCTCCTGATGGAGGACCGCTCCAGCTTCGAGCCGGAAGAATGGGAATTGGAATCCCAGGGATCTTGA
- a CDS encoding metal-dependent hydrolase, whose protein sequence is MGIGRGVGIQYLGHSTFLFTSPSGRKVLIDPWTENNPACPKEAAQIDSLDVILVTHGHFDHIQDAVSLATRLEPQVVCIFEIANWLESKGVSNIVAMNKGGTVTVEGLRVTMVDARHSSGIMADDGTMIEGGEPAGYVVEFENGLRIYFAGDTCVFGDMKIIAEIYQPELIFLPIGDHFTMGPVEAAYACRLLDARKVIPMHYGTFPILTGTPDELARLTRDLGTEVIAMSPGETL, encoded by the coding sequence ATGGGAATCGGTCGCGGAGTCGGGATCCAGTATCTGGGTCACAGTACGTTTCTGTTCACGTCACCGTCGGGACGGAAGGTGTTGATCGATCCCTGGACCGAAAACAACCCGGCCTGTCCCAAGGAGGCGGCGCAGATCGACTCGCTGGATGTCATCTTGGTGACCCACGGGCATTTCGATCATATTCAGGATGCCGTGAGTCTGGCCACACGGCTGGAGCCGCAGGTCGTCTGCATCTTTGAGATCGCCAACTGGCTGGAAAGCAAGGGCGTCTCCAACATCGTGGCCATGAACAAGGGCGGAACCGTGACCGTGGAGGGTCTCCGCGTCACCATGGTGGACGCCCGGCACAGTTCCGGGATCATGGCTGACGACGGCACCATGATCGAGGGGGGAGAGCCCGCCGGTTACGTGGTGGAGTTCGAAAACGGTCTCCGCATCTATTTCGCCGGCGATACCTGCGTCTTTGGCGATATGAAGATCATCGCCGAGATCTACCAGCCCGAGTTGATCTTCCTGCCCATCGGAGACCACTTCACCATGGGACCCGTGGAGGCGGCCTATGCGTGCCGGCTGCTGGACGCCCGCAAGGTGATTCCCATGCACTACGGGACCTTTCCCATCCTCACCGGCACTCCGGACGAATTGGCCCGGCTGACCCGCGACCTGGGGACCGAGGTCATCGCCATGAGTCCTGGAGAGACTCTTTAG
- a CDS encoding ABC transporter substrate-binding protein, with product MKDQVIHVAHSPDSDDAFMFYALATGAMDTGGLEFVHELKDIESLNQDAKQGHYEVTAVSIHAYAYLADRYALLDSGASMGEGYGPVLVAREPWGVERISSLLVAVPGERTSALLALKLLEPNLRYRVIDFDQIIPAVQAGEVDAGLIIHEGQLLYESLGLHCVVDLGRWWNQGTGLPLPLGGNVIRRDLGRDRIHQVSRLLKESIRYALEHRDEALDYALSYGRGLGRRQGDQFVGMYVNERTLSYGEKGRRAVRLFLERGYSAGLIPHRPDIEFVTC from the coding sequence GTGAAAGACCAGGTGATTCACGTCGCTCATAGTCCCGATAGTGACGATGCCTTCATGTTCTACGCCCTGGCCACCGGCGCCATGGACACGGGCGGGCTTGAGTTCGTTCACGAACTCAAGGACATCGAAAGTCTGAATCAAGATGCCAAGCAAGGCCACTACGAGGTGACGGCGGTGAGCATCCATGCCTACGCCTATCTCGCCGATCGCTATGCGCTGCTGGACAGCGGGGCCAGCATGGGTGAGGGATACGGGCCGGTTCTGGTGGCGCGCGAACCGTGGGGTGTGGAACGGATCTCATCGCTGCTGGTGGCGGTGCCGGGGGAGCGGACATCCGCACTCCTGGCGCTCAAGCTGTTGGAGCCCAATCTGCGGTACCGCGTGATCGACTTCGACCAGATCATCCCCGCGGTCCAGGCAGGAGAGGTGGATGCGGGCCTGATCATCCACGAGGGCCAGTTGCTGTACGAGAGCCTGGGCCTTCACTGTGTGGTGGACCTGGGCCGCTGGTGGAATCAAGGTACCGGTCTACCTCTCCCTCTGGGGGGCAACGTGATCCGGAGGGACCTGGGAAGGGATCGGATCCACCAGGTCAGCCGGCTCTTGAAGGAGAGCATCCGCTACGCCCTGGAACATCGGGACGAGGCCTTGGACTACGCTCTGAGTTATGGCAGGGGACTGGGACGCCGGCAAGGCGACCAGTTCGTCGGGATGTACGTCAACGAACGCACCCTGAGCTATGGCGAGAAAGGGCGGCGGGCGGTCCGCCTCTTCCTGGAACGCGGATACTCCGCCGGCCTGATTCCCCACAGGCCGGACATCGAATTCGTGACCTGCTGA
- the moeB gene encoding molybdopterin-synthase adenylyltransferase MoeB: MAVKVFIPTPLRPHVGNRESLELEGATIREVLQSLTEQHGTLRKHLYTPQGRLRNFVNVYLNDEDIRYLQREDTAVSDGDTVSIVPSIAGGSVAAAPPGLLTHEEIRRYSRHLIMPEVGLEGQRKLKQASVLCIGAGGLGSPLAMYLAAAGVGRLGIVDFDVVDESNLQRQILHGTGDVGRPKLESAQETLSQINPHVQVETHQLRLSSENALDLFRYYDVVADGTDNFPTRYLVNDACVLSGKPNVYASIFRFEGQASVFALPDGPCYRCLYPEPPPPGLVPSCAEGGVLGILPGLVGIIQATEVVKLILEQGDPLEGRLLLFDALGMKFRELKLRRDPECPVCGDEPTLHELIDYEQFCGIEPESATAVEEISAVELKQELDRGDDVFILDVRNPPEYEICRIDGAHLIPLGDLLNRINELDTSREIVAQCRSGARSAQAVQLLRQAGFRKVRNLEGGILAWARDVDPTVPAY, from the coding sequence ATGGCTGTCAAGGTGTTCATTCCCACTCCCCTGAGGCCCCATGTGGGCAACCGGGAGTCCTTGGAGTTGGAGGGAGCCACCATACGGGAGGTGCTGCAGAGCCTCACGGAGCAACACGGAACGCTCCGCAAGCACCTCTACACTCCCCAGGGGCGCCTGAGGAATTTCGTCAACGTCTATTTGAACGACGAAGACATTCGATACCTGCAAAGGGAGGACACGGCCGTCAGCGACGGCGACACGGTCAGCATCGTTCCCTCCATCGCCGGCGGCAGTGTGGCGGCTGCCCCGCCAGGCCTCCTCACGCATGAGGAGATCCGGCGGTACAGTCGCCACCTGATCATGCCCGAGGTGGGTTTGGAGGGGCAGCGAAAGCTGAAGCAGGCCAGCGTCCTGTGCATCGGCGCCGGCGGCCTGGGGTCACCCCTGGCCATGTACCTGGCGGCGGCCGGAGTGGGCCGCCTGGGAATCGTGGATTTCGACGTGGTGGACGAGAGCAACCTGCAGCGGCAGATCCTTCATGGAACCGGCGACGTGGGGCGGCCCAAGCTGGAGTCGGCGCAGGAAACATTGTCTCAAATCAATCCTCACGTCCAGGTGGAGACTCACCAGTTAAGACTCAGCTCCGAGAACGCCCTCGACCTGTTCCGGTACTACGACGTCGTCGCCGACGGAACCGACAACTTTCCCACCCGATATCTGGTCAACGACGCCTGTGTGTTGAGCGGAAAACCGAACGTCTATGCCAGCATCTTCCGGTTCGAGGGCCAGGCGTCGGTTTTCGCGCTGCCGGACGGACCCTGCTATCGCTGCCTCTACCCGGAGCCGCCACCCCCGGGTCTGGTGCCCTCGTGTGCCGAAGGGGGAGTCCTGGGGATTCTTCCGGGGCTGGTGGGGATCATCCAGGCGACCGAAGTCGTGAAGCTGATCCTGGAGCAGGGGGATCCCCTGGAGGGGCGGCTGCTCCTGTTCGACGCCCTGGGCATGAAGTTCCGGGAGCTGAAGCTGCGCAGAGACCCGGAATGCCCGGTTTGCGGTGATGAACCCACCTTGCACGAGCTCATCGACTACGAACAGTTTTGCGGAATCGAGCCTGAGTCAGCGACCGCGGTCGAGGAAATCTCGGCCGTGGAGCTGAAGCAGGAATTGGACCGGGGCGACGACGTCTTCATTCTGGACGTGCGCAACCCGCCCGAGTACGAGATCTGCCGAATCGACGGGGCCCACCTGATCCCCTTGGGAGATCTGCTCAACCGGATCAACGAGTTGGACACCTCGCGGGAGATCGTGGCCCAGTGCCGGTCGGGCGCCCGGAGCGCCCAGGCCGTGCAGCTATTGCGTCAGGCGGGCTTCCGGAAGGTCCGGAATCTGGAGGGCGGAATCCTGGCCTGGGCCCGGGACGTGGACCCCACCGTCCCAGCATACTGA
- a CDS encoding MBL fold metallo-hydrolase, translating to MRVVSSFEIESDAVEPFFKNGYILSCPASGNAIYIDPGDEAPRLLARVRERRLSLIAVVLTHAHVDHITGVGQVVEEWRTPIYLHPEDRSIYDALPEWGYWFGLNCDPAPPPTDILEDGQTLSLDCLRIRVHHTPGHSPGSVSLEVENHLFCGDTVFQGSIGRTDLPLASYEVLIETIRNRILPLGDDVVLYPGHGPETTVGEERLGNPFLTGAARPVGF from the coding sequence ATGCGCGTTGTGAGTTCCTTTGAGATCGAGTCGGACGCGGTGGAGCCGTTCTTCAAGAACGGCTACATCCTGTCGTGTCCGGCCAGCGGAAACGCCATCTACATCGACCCTGGGGACGAGGCTCCCCGCCTCCTGGCCCGCGTGCGGGAACGCCGTCTCAGCCTGATCGCCGTGGTGCTGACCCATGCCCACGTGGATCACATTACGGGCGTCGGACAAGTAGTGGAGGAGTGGAGAACTCCCATCTACCTGCATCCTGAAGATCGTTCCATCTACGACGCTCTGCCCGAGTGGGGCTATTGGTTCGGGCTCAACTGCGATCCCGCGCCGCCGCCGACCGACATCCTGGAGGACGGACAGACGCTGAGCCTGGATTGTCTGCGGATCCGGGTGCATCACACCCCCGGCCACTCCCCGGGCAGCGTCTCGCTGGAGGTGGAGAATCACCTGTTCTGCGGGGACACCGTGTTCCAGGGATCCATCGGCCGGACCGATCTGCCCTTGGCCTCCTACGAAGTCCTGATCGAGACCATTCGAAACAGGATCCTTCCCCTGGGGGACGACGTCGTCCTCTACCCGGGCCACGGACCCGAGACCACGGTGGGCGAGGAACGCCTCGGCAACCCGTTCCTGACGGGGGCGGCCCGCCCCGTCGGCTTTTAG